The following are encoded together in the Blattabacterium cuenoti BPAA genome:
- a CDS encoding DUF192 domain-containing protein: MMKKINILFPLIIIMFMCLLINSSERIYENSDMFLDIGSLLEIEFLKDGELYLKNKNNVIKKIDIELADLDTEKKNGLKYRSFLKEDRGMLFLLKNQEEYKKIDMKDMRIPLDIVYINQFDTVIFVNKYVNPMKNIENLSLSSTIKYILEINAGMSNKWGIKEGITKIAWI; the protein is encoded by the coding sequence ATGATGAAAAAAATCAATATTCTTTTTCCTTTAATCATTATTATGTTTATGTGTCTTTTGATAAATTCTTCTGAAAGAATTTATGAGAATTCTGATATGTTTTTGGATATCGGAAGTCTACTAGAAATAGAATTTCTTAAAGATGGAGAACTGTATTTAAAAAATAAGAATAATGTCATAAAAAAAATAGATATAGAATTAGCAGATCTAGATACAGAAAAAAAAAATGGATTGAAATATAGGTCCTTTCTAAAAGAAGATAGAGGAATGTTGTTTCTTTTGAAAAATCAAGAAGAGTATAAGAAGATAGACATGAAAGATATGCGAATTCCTTTAGATATTGTATATATTAATCAATTTGATACTGTCATTTTTGTGAATAAATACGTAAATCCTATGAAAAATATAGAAAATCTAAGTCTCTCTTCAACTATAAAATATATTTTAGAAATTAATGCTGGTATGTCAAACAAATGGGGGATAAAAGAAGGAATAACAAAAATTGCTTGGATTTAA
- the yidD gene encoding membrane protein insertion efficiency factor YidD, with amino-acid sequence MKIIKILFIKIVKLYQIGISPWIGNNCRYIPTCSNYMILSLKKWNLFKAIFISIIRIIKCNPWGPSDFDPKKFI; translated from the coding sequence ATGAAAATTATAAAAATTTTATTCATAAAAATTGTAAAATTATATCAAATAGGGATATCTCCATGGATAGGGAATAATTGTAGATATATTCCAACTTGTTCAAACTACATGATTTTGTCATTAAAAAAATGGAATCTGTTTAAAGCTATTTTCATAAGTATAATAAGGATCATTAAATGTAATCCTTGGGGCCCATCTGATTTTGATCCTAAAAAATTCATTTAA
- the lgt gene encoding prolipoprotein diacylglyceryl transferase: MKTLEYINWDPIQKFPLWKGFFIHIYSLMFVISFSLGWYIMKYIYQNDNIHKKYLEPLFICTFFGTLIGARLGQVLFYDFSYFSDHWIEAFLPIRENNQTFLLGFIKGYEFVGYRGLSSHGATIGIILSNLFYCTTILKKKSFIWLCDRLCIPVSLSAVFIRIGNFFNSEIVGKPCSETLPWAVKFMKMDTEYGGIVPRHPAQIYESIGYLSIFLLLWYFYKIKIKNYDGFLSGLFFILLWSIRFLLEFLKEPQGGEFISFLFMNTGQWLSIPFIIFGLFLINFSKINKYFFS, from the coding sequence ATGAAAACATTAGAATATATTAATTGGGATCCTATTCAAAAATTTCCTTTGTGGAAAGGTTTTTTTATTCATATTTATAGTCTAATGTTTGTGATTTCTTTTTCATTAGGATGGTATATCATGAAATATATTTATCAAAACGATAATATACATAAAAAATATTTGGAACCTTTATTTATTTGTACTTTTTTTGGAACTCTTATAGGAGCAAGATTAGGTCAGGTTTTATTTTATGATTTTTCGTATTTTTCAGATCATTGGATTGAAGCCTTTTTACCTATAAGAGAAAATAATCAAACCTTTTTGTTAGGATTTATAAAAGGATATGAATTCGTTGGTTATAGAGGTTTATCTAGTCATGGAGCTACCATAGGTATTATTTTATCTAATCTATTTTATTGTACAACAATTTTGAAAAAAAAATCTTTTATTTGGTTATGTGATAGATTGTGTATTCCCGTATCACTATCTGCTGTTTTTATTAGAATAGGAAATTTTTTTAATTCTGAAATAGTAGGAAAACCATGTAGTGAAACATTGCCTTGGGCAGTAAAATTTATGAAAATGGATACGGAATATGGAGGAATAGTTCCTAGACATCCTGCTCAAATTTATGAATCAATTGGGTATCTTTCAATTTTCTTATTACTTTGGTATTTCTACAAAATAAAAATAAAAAATTATGATGGATTTTTATCCGGATTGTTTTTTATTTTGCTTTGGTCTATACGTTTTTTACTCGAATTTTTGAAAGAACCTCAAGGAGGAGAATTTATTAGTTTTTTATTTATGAATACCGGACAATGGCTTAGTATTCCTTTTATTATATTTGGATTATTTCTTATTAATTTTTCAAAAATTAATAAGTATTTTTTTTCATGA